DNA from Meleagris gallopavo isolate NT-WF06-2002-E0010 breed Aviagen turkey brand Nicholas breeding stock chromosome 12, Turkey_5.1, whole genome shotgun sequence:
CAAGGGGAAAGGACTCTTATTGTCATCATCTCCGTAAGGATTTTCCTTCGCATCtaggaaataaaaagacttCATGAATAAGATCTGGCAAGGTCATTCATGCAAGAAAATGCTGAATTCCAAAGTTACTGCAATGAATGTGACCAGTACCTGAAATAGGTCCAAGCTGCGCCATCTTCCCTAGCCATGGAAGGGGCTCAGGACCAGGTTCAAAGAGTGACATCATGAGGTTTGATTTCTTCTTGCTATCAGCTTGTGAATAGAGCATCCCATACCATTCTGGCCTATTGAAAAGAGCAAATCCCAAAGTCTGAACACTTTCCAACTGTCTTAACACAGAATTTGCCTTTCTTCCACTGTGTGGAGAGTCACTATTTGTAATTAATACTGGCAGAAACACTTCTACAGTTAAAAATCCTTGGCTTTGCCTAGTGATGCAAGTTCTGTAGAGGGTGAAGCATAAATGAGCAAAGTAAGAGAGATCTTTCAGGCAGACATCCAGCTCCATACCCCAACTGGACGACAGCCACCATGCCTTCCACTTTCAGGCTCCCATgtaacaaaacacagaagttgGGAATTTTCCCAGCAATCTGATTAGCTGAATTCTCATCTTCGGTGTCATCTGTGATGCCGGGTCCCACCTCATCACCTTctggggaaggaaagcaaacagaggGACAACATAAATTCAAACACAGTACTTCTATTCCCACAACACTACCATCCCGTATCCTCTACCATGAAGAACCTTTAACCCAAGCTTCATTCTGCAAATATACTTTTTAAGTGGCTTCCTGTCTTAGGAAAGGCTGCTGTTCCCATGCCCAAGCTATTCTGAGAACTCATGGTATTGTAATATCACATTTTTTGAACACGACCACTAGTGCTTATCACAGCAGCAAAAACTGAAGAGACTACTAGTGCTCCCTAACCTTCCAGCCacctggctgcagctgccatctgATCTACTCACAGAGCTCTTTATACAATCACTCCACAGCTTGTGCCAGTCAAAATAAGCTGCATTAATCAAGattcatgtttttatttgatTGTTTATTTAAGTTACCCAATCCATTTCGTGAGAGGGCAGGTAATCCCAGACAAAGGAGCAAAAAAGAGCAACCAGAAGTGGCAGTGACTGGCAAACCCTTCTGCTTCAGCTGAATGAGACTGAATAAAAACAGCTCTATTCAACAACATAACCTTCAATAAACACTTTTCTAGAACAAATGGCTGCTAACTGTTGGGACAAAGTGACAATATAATGTTATATGATTATTCTACTGCATTCTGATCACAAAACTTCTGACATTTAACAAATAACTCTTCAAATAAACCTCTGAAGAAACTGGAAGTGAAATGCAAAGGCACCAAGAGTGGCAATTAATAACACGGCTGCTTCTGAAGCATCCTGAATTTCAAGTCCACCTCTCCCTATACAATTTGTGGCCATTATGAGAAACTTACTGTGTTTCAGCAATTGAATACAGCTATGATGTAACTGTcaatatcttttaaaatgaaaggccTAGCAGGATAAGAGTGCTAATGCAGAGACGGAAGCACATCTGGTGCTTTCACTGTTCTTTATCAGAAGAAATCTCAGTTTCTTTTAATTCCATTCCAAGACCTTGATAAAAGAACTTGGGAAGCCCTTCTTAGCAGACGAGTTGCTGCAAGCCACAAACATGCTCAATCGTTCTCGAAGCCTGCACAAGTTGTTTATAGAGATTCATATATACTTCGACTCAGCGAGCAGCAATGCTGAAGAACAACTGAGCAATCTAGACATTACTCAGATCAGATTTTTCACAGCAAGAAATCATTCCAAGAACCATTTAGAAGCCAGTATTAATTATTCATCTCACACCACATACTTCATGACCCATAAGTATTTGTAGCTTTAAGTTTCATATTCTCTACCCATAACAATGGTATAATGACACTGTTCTCTCTACTAATTCACTGCTTTGTGTACAGATGGTTTTTCCCAAGAACATACtgttcagaaaaggaaagatcttCTGTCCAAGGTTTTGATCTTAATGCAAACATGTAAACGTGTCCTTAGAGACATTTGGCATAAAGCATAACATTTCCTTCTCAACAAAACCACCACAGCCATTAGAGGGGAAGCTTAAAGCAGTTTTCGGTACAAGAATTTGCTTACCTCTGTTAAGTGCAATAGGCAGTACCAAGTGTCTGGATAAGACAGGAGGGCTAGAAATGTCAGCTATATCTACAAACCCAACAATTTCTAGATCTGTGGAGAGACAACAGGTTTAAGTCAGCTGAATGTATTCAGAACCAATTCAACACCACTTCTTTTTACACCACTAACTTTCTCAAGTAGTGAccaaggcagcacagcagaactCTGACCTTCACAGGGATAGTAAAACACAAGTATCCATATATAATATCATGACACACATAATTtccaacacaaacacacagttATCCATGAACCACACTGCCAGACAAACACAGAATTGTCTGGTGCCACACATACCAAGAAACTGTATCATCAGTGATTGATctttgcagaaagaaagcaggtgAAACAGTAACCATACAGGATAAGATAAATAGTGAAAAGGTTgaaatcaaatatatttaactaaaaagcaaacaaaattttctTACCTGTATTAATTGCTTTAGGAATGGGGTCTATTTCCTCATCTATAATGAAAGGTTCTGGTCTGGGAAATACTTGCACATCAGATGTTAAGTGGCCACACTTGAGAACAGCATGGAATGGCGTATAAGCCAGGTCTATCAGCTTTctagaacaaggaaaaaaaatgagatcatCGGGTATCATCCATCCTTTTTAtgttacatttgttttctttactggAAATCTCACAGAGGCAGACTGTCTACTAACCCAAACATAGACTGTACATTCTTCAGGCAAAGGGGGCCATCAATGGTAAAAATCTGCCCTTCCCCATTGTTTAGGTCTATGAGCCGTTCCAAGCAGTCTAAGGAATCCGTGCTCTGAAGCtgcacaaacaaagcaaaatgttttggttaagctttattttcattcattttactctgacttttcttaACAAGCATGTTTTCAGAGAATATaaacaacacagcaaaatgTTGTTACCTTACTCCTTTCTGCATAAAGCAATGTTCTTTACCTCCTAGGAAATGCCCTCATGTTGTGTTTACATGCAGATACAGTATTTTGACCAGAAACACAAGATACATTGCTTTATCTCATTACGTTCTGCTTCAAAAGCAAGGTTCAAGCAACTAACAATCACAGAAGCTCTCAGTCTTCAAGAGCACAGGAATGCCTTAAATACCACATCTTTTTATTGGTAATTCTAAGTCTCCAGCTCCTTTCAGGACAATACAGTTTATGAGAGGAAAGATAAATCTTTCTCCTTGAGTTTCTAGAGAATGCTTGTGAAAGCACCTCAAGTTATCAGTTGAAGATTTACTTCAAACATTGTACCAATAACTGATGTGTAAACAATACTTCAACCCATTGCTTAATAGAGAGGATCAATCTTGACAGAGACCCTGAAGATGAAATATCTATTGAATCCCTAAGTAGAAAAGCGTAGCTGTCAAGGTAAAAGCAAAGCTattaataaaatgtaagttAAGAAACTTTAATCTATATGAGTTTACTTTTAAACGTTTGTATTTAACAGAATCCTAACTATAGCAGATTTTTAAATCTAGTACAGAGATTTTCAAAAGATTCACTCAAAATGAGCAGAAGTTGGCTTGAGCACTCTCTCCTGGAGACTCCGAGTTCTGCTTATTCAAATTTCCAAACAATTCTGCTGTTTTAAGTGTTGATCATCTCTGCAACATATTTATTTAGGAATTTAATCGGAAATTAAGTACAGATAATAacataaatagataaatagaaACTACATAATATTTTCCAGGAAGACACTGATATGATTAATAAAGACAGGCAACTTTATGAGTGCAAAACTAACTTTCAAAAAAGATACTACCATTCAGTTTTACCAAATAACTATGTTAAATACTGAACATCAACTAAGCTTTAAACACAAGAATTTCAAAGCGTGCTTTGTGCCAATCTAATTATTAGGTCAGATAAGAACAGTAATTAACCAGCATAACAAAGAAGGTACAGGCTGACGACATCACCTCTTCGAGGTTTGCCATGCACATGACATACAGCttggaagggaaagggaaaggcaaTGGAAATCGATTGCTTTCGCTTCGCTGGTTGTGAGTAGCCAGAGAATGCCGCAGGGAGCCTCTGCCAATCCCCAGGCAGCCATCAGTGACAAGGACAACCTTGAAAGAGAGAGACCAGATTAGCATTTTCAGGCAGGGACGTGCTTCTATCTGTAGAGGGCAACTAAACATCGACTCGTTGCAGCAGCCTTCCTAGCAATACGCACTTCTATACTGCAAACCCCTACTTACCCTGCGATTCCTCTGCTACAGAACTGAGAGTAAACTTCCCAGGTACATAAATGAGAAGTAATAGATGTAACCACTGCAATTAAATCGCACACATTACAAACACACACTTCACTGTACTAAGGCTAAAGTTGTACTAAAATTCAAATTCTATAGCTAGAAACACACTGGGTCTGCACAAGTATAGCCATTTTAAAGAGTAAGCTAAAAGCACAGTCACCATACAGCCAaaaagcagcctgctgctggtggACCCAGGAGCTTCAGGTTTACCTGCAGACAGAAGGTAAAGCCAACCACAACCAATTGTCTGCAGAAGCTGGAGGGCAGCCCAAGTTCCACTACAGGCCTTAGTAACCATTCAAAACATAGTATGTATTACTTGAATTCTTTGCTAACAAATACAGCTGCAGTACACTCACATTTTGTAGCAGAAGGCAAAAACGCACCTTCTTCCATTCCCCAGCAAGTCTACAGTTACTCCCTGTAGAAATCTGCCCTAGCAGGTGACCCCAAGTAACAAAACCATATACACTCAGCTGAGACCCAGTTGTTTCCAGAGGAGTGAACAGCTCCTCTTTCAAAACAGTACAGCAACagcaggcatttttttttttggctgagaGATAAGGAAAATCAAATCCAACTGAAACAAGTGTGTATCTGTTACAGCCAGATTTTTACTCACCATCTGatctgctgctcagcagaaatgctttttactGTTACAGAATTCTGCACAGTACATTCCCCCCTGCCTTTCATCACCCAATAACCTGAAGTTCCAGTACAATGAAACACGACACAAATAGGAGATGAAATTGCTGGGAACTAATCCATGCTTGGCTGTTACATCGTTCCAGTTCTTTGTATCGAATGTCTGCTTCTCCAGGGTGCCTTTTATCCTGGTTATATTACAAAGTATTGCCTAGACAATAAACTTCCACCTCTTTCTCCTAAAGGACTATTGAGAGATGTTCCCAGCCTACTGAGCtgcaaaattaaattgaattaaatCCTGACCCAAAGAGCAACAGGCTCTTACCATCTCAGAAAACTGGGGGCTAACACTAGATTTTGCCACGAGAGATGGCAAATTCAGAAAATTGAGGGCTAAAAGCAGAGGCAGCAAATTCAGAATGCTGGGAACTGCTAAGATTGGATGGACCGTGCGAGCAGATGCACACCAAAATGACTCATCAGGGAGAGAGAACAGATCAAAACACAGTCAGCAGTACTCCATACTCTTGCCTGAGATCTGGAACTGTTACAAGTCCTAGCAATCATCAGGTACAGAAAGACAAAGGTTACTGTATGTGTGACTGTACTCCTTCCAAACTGACCAGGGCTCCTGGGACAGAAGATTGCATCCAGATCAAAAGCCAAGCCTCCTAAAGAAGGCTCTGGGGCCACATCTTATAACACACAGAGAACACCATTGATACACAGTGTCCCCAGacacttctctctctctctgctgcaACACACTTTGACATAGAATTATCTGGATTTTTGCTGCTTAATGTTATAATAAATACTACTTTCTGTTAATATCTCAGATATATCCAGAACAAtaattctttgtctttctgtggTACCAGTAGCTGAGTGGTGTGAGTATTCCAAATtttcaaattgcattttctttcttcaacttCCAGGAAACACAAAGAATATGTGAGataataaaaacagtgaaaaataagtcATACCTGGCAAGGAATTGCTGCACCCCATTCCTGCTGGACAATATTGCAAACCCCAAGTAGTGCTGACTCTAAACAGGTTTTGTCATAATCATCCATATTACTTAGGGCTTCCTGTACAGACAAACAAATGATTGGTCACTGCTGAGTAAAATATCTCTAACGGGAAACCTAAAAAAGTTATTCCCAGTTCTCTGGTAAGTCAGTATTTTTGCCTTGGTTTGTAacacagctgcactgcaaaACAATACAAAGTGCTGTGTTCTTATATATGACCTGCACAGTtataaaagaaacaatgaaCAATATCTTGAGAGAACTATGATGGCTGACTTTGAAGGAACTAATCACTGTGAACACAGGTCttagggagaaaataaaatgcatcaaaGAAACAGGACAGTTGGAAACTGAAGCAATGTCTAACAAAGTATTTATTTCCAATTCTATTCCAACATTTAAGGAACAATAACTGCTTGCATTCTGGAAGAACATTACGATGAAAAAACTCCAAACACAATGCAAACCACCACCTTATCTCACAAAACgagctttatttcttttctgcacaAGACCTCATTAATGAGACCATGAAGACATGACACTTCAGAGTACAAAGTGTACTGGCCTCACCATACAGCCCTAAGGAATCTAGCTCTATAAATCCTCCCAGGAGTTGCAACAACTCTAACTTCTAAGAGATCCAGAAAGCAGGCCACAAAGAGCTTGTTTAACACTGCAGcggagagaaacagaaatcaaaactCATATCACCATTCTGTTTCTATAACCATAAATaggcttttcttcttaaaatgaaaacttcacATTGAACACAACAGTGTAAGAAGAGTGCAGCTGTAAAACTAACGTGCTGCCTTGTGGCAGTGATGTACCCTTTCTTGTTAACAGTATGCACAGTAACCAGGTATGTATCATTTTGAGTGGATTCAGAGACATCTGGTGCCTTACAG
Protein-coding regions in this window:
- the INTS14 gene encoding integrator complex subunit 14, whose protein sequence is MPTVVVMDVSLSMTRPVSVEGSEEYQRKHLAVHGLTMLFEHMATNYKLEFTALVVFSSLWELMVPFTRDYNTLQEALSNMDDYDKTCLESALLGVCNIVQQEWGAAIPCQVVLVTDGCLGIGRGSLRHSLATHNQRSESNRFPLPFPFPSKLYVMCMANLEELQSTDSLDCLERLIDLNNGEGQIFTIDGPLCLKNVQSMFGKLIDLAYTPFHAVLKCGHLTSDVQVFPRPEPFIIDEEIDPIPKAINTDLEIVGFVDIADISSPPVLSRHLVLPIALNREGDEVGPGITDDTEDENSANQIAGKIPNFCVLLHGSLKVEGMVAVVQLGPEWYGMLYSQADSKKKSNLMMSLFEPGPEPLPWLGKMAQLGPISDAKENPYGDDDNKSPFPLQPKNKRSYAQNVTVWIKPSGLQTDVQKILRNARKLPEKTQTFYKELNRLRKAALAFGFLDLLKGVADMLERECTLLPDTAHPDAAFQLTHAAQQLKVASTGASEYTAYDHNIAPLQTDFPTTGTERM